Below is a window of Anabas testudineus chromosome 10, fAnaTes1.2, whole genome shotgun sequence DNA.
TGCAAGATGTATAAAAGTGTTTGAGTGAACACAATATGCAGTCCACCCTGAAGGTGTGAAGAGCAGGGACAGTTAATTTGTTTATGCTGAACGCTGAAAACTTTTGAGTTTAGGATCAAAAGTTTAATATGATACTAaattttatttgacagtgttCACATCTGGATACATTAAACAACTTAACAACTGAACTTAGCCCCTTTTGTAACAGATTTCCACTTTGAGACGTTTTGAGTGATGTGACAGAGATATGTAACATCTGTCTGTTAAGGTGGTGCTGACACCAGTTTATGTctatgaagaaataaataaaacatatacgATGAGAATCTAACGCTGCAAAAAGTAAATAGTAACcagtgattttaaaattaaagtgtCGGTGTACAGTTAAAACTATGACTTGGTCTGGTCGTTCAATGCTTTTGGGGAGTGTTTGCTTTAATTAACCCTGTTGTCGTCTAATCGTgctgttagttttgttttaattgcctAGGTTTCTAATTAACTGACATTTTTGTATCTGCCCCAGTTCAAATGATCAAACAGGCTTCAGTTTTCATCACCTGATAATCACAGAGTTGTACACCATCCCATATTCACTTTCAGTCAACAAAGACGTGGTTCGTGGAAGCAGTTGTTTCAGTAAGTCAGTGAAGTGTCTCAGGTCGTTCTAAAATTAATCAtctataaaacacaaagtaaagtcGCTTTCTAGTATCTCTGCTGTCTAAAAACTACATTGTGACTTATCTCTGCCCTAATGTTACTACTGATATCAATGAACTAATCATGATTCCTCAACTCGCTCGTGGACGCTTCTGTCAAGCTTCTGATTTAGCTTGTTAGGACTCGACTGTCTGAagagtttaaaaacacaactcaTTCATAACTCACTGATAAGACAAAAGAGCTAAAATTTGGTTTTAGATTCATAGATCTTACAGCGAGGAACAGGATATAGGGAATCTCCAGCCTTAATGATATTTTATGAAAGGTCAATATGGTGATTTGATGGATCCGTCTATTCCGCcttgttacagttacagtttttactttaactggAGTCAGTTATATTTTATCAAAAGATAATTCATTTAATAGTTTGACTGATGATATGTTGATCGCACGATGGTGTAAAAGGAAACTGCTAAGTAGCCACAACACGCCACCCCGGGTGAAGACAAAATGGCTGAAAACACATGGTGCATTGAAGACGAACTGagtgatgttttaattttgGGTTGTTTTTCCAGCAGGAGAAACGATACCAGACATTTTGTGATTGACAAATCTGGAAACGTCCTTGTGGTGCtcacagcaataaaaataagacattcAAAAAAACCAAATCAGCATCTTTTACACTAACAGCTTCTTTACGAGGCTTCCAGTGAAAACGATTCACAGTTTGTTATTCCAGAGAACAACAGTTTTTCCGCCAAAACACAttgttgttgaatgttttcagtGCCGTGAACACGACAAACACAACTATAGTTTGCTGGTTAGAAACACAATGtagggtttgtttgttttgtttttttaaatatgaacgAACTGATCCTTTAAATCAGTTACCCTGGCAGCTGCATAGTTAGTAATAAACGCTCACACTTTAAAACATAGACGAGTATTTaaatcaaaaaaacaataaaactatgAGTTAGCAGCAGTGAAGGAAGTATTTTTACTATATATTATACTTATCTTGTGTACATTTAACTTTCTTTTATACTATAAGaactttatacttttacttcaaTACATTTCAGAGCTAAAtactgatttatatttattgctGTAGAACATTTATGTGACAACTATAGACTTTAAATTATGACTGACTGTCATAAATTGAGGGTTGAATTTGACAAGTCCTGGTAGTAATTTAccaaacaatataaaataaattttcttttaaaagattTGTAATTAGCTCTAGATTAAAGCACCAGTAATAATCAGTAACTCATTCTCAGCGGTCATTCCTCATTCCTCTGCTGAACACATTGACTTTGTGACACTTACGTACATTTACCTGTCAGTAGCTTTGGACTTTTACTTAAGTGTAATGTTGGATTCTACTTATAATAGAGTTTTTAAGACACTCTTATGTAAAGAAATCAGGATATAATAACCAGTACTCACCTACTGCTACTGCCTGTTTGCTTCTCCTCATCTCAACTTCAGGGAAACTGCAGCTGCAAGATtcttaaagggtcagttcactgaaattaattcattaattaatcacaataaaaacagttaaagtGATATTTTGCACTATTATTCAATGAATCACAAACTAAATTCAGTTAGTCTTCGCGTTGCCATGATGGATAATTAGTCTGGATGCCTCTACAAATACAttagttgttattttgtttttttattttgggtgAACTGAGCCTTTAATGTGCTGAAGTTAAGTCGAGCCATTGTCTGTCTTTACTTTTTTATCCGAGCTGCTTCTGTTGTTAAAATAGCTTAAAGAGATACAAACTGTTTTCCAGTCGTCGcagtaaaagctgttttttctAAGCCACAGTGAGAACGCAGCCTCCccgctctgtgtgtttgtcggGGTGCTGCTGCTCGAGCTGTGGTGAGGCTCCCTCCCCCCCTGAGTAAACTAGCCCCAGCATCTGTTAGTCTTTTCCACTTAACTACCCCTTGCTATATCCAACCTGTACTTATCCCACGGTAGAGCGCTTTGCTCTGTCTCACACTGGGTCCCACTGTCCTTGGGAGGGAAGTCTGCTGAGGATATTATGGACCCCTGCTCACACACACGGCACCTCGCATCATAAACCACGTCTTTGACCTTGAGTGGGAGGACGTGTACGCACAGACCCTCAAAGCATGGAAAGCACACCCAGTCCCATTTCACTTGTATGGGCTACATATAGCAAAATATGTGATGATTAATGGCTCTGGTTCCTCACCCTTCCCAGATATATGAGAGTGGCTTTGATTCACTTTGTGAAAAGCagctctcgctctctgtctcacaTGCACCTTTTGGTCTGTGTCAAATATAGCTCACATAACAGGTTCGGTCAAGACGTCACTACTTATTTCTGGtagttaaattaaaacacagccCTCAGGGCAACAggacacaataaacacaaaataaaacaagcagaagACAGGAGTAAACAGAAGATACCGATCTGTGGCCTCTGTGTTACTGAACCTGTCTTCTCCGAGCCGTCAAAGCCGGAGCTCACAGCGGCACTTGAGGCCCTGTTGGGACAAAACAGCTGGGGGGCCAAAGCCGCAGAGGCCCGGCTGTTCTCTATTTAAACAGAAGACGGCGacatttctgtgatttctttCCTGAAATTCAAGGCAGATTGATTAGATTGGATTTGATTCGAAGTAAAGAGTCATTTTGAAGCATTAGATagttttatacagtatatagacgCCATCGGAAAGGTGACTCAGTGGTCACCTAATCGGGTGCACATGTACCTGTCTAAGTATTAAATTTACATACAACAATTCTGCTTTATACTGTTGTTTTCGACCTGCATTTTAAGCAGTCTAAGATTTGGGAAGTATTGCTAAAGTAGTACTTCAGAAGtactaaaaaaaatactgtaaaaacgCTCTGTTGCACTGGAAGTTTAAGCTTGGATAGTTTATCTAACAGGTCTTCCAGAACCAGGTCCAGGGGCCTCAGAGGTCAGATAGTCTCTATGACCTTAAAAGATctaaaataaccacaaaaacatgaaaaacatggctaaaaagagggaaaaggaaacagaaaaacaacacgtTGACCAAAAGAGATTcacaataaaaagaataaaaagaaacacaaaagtaCTGCAAGTGATGTGACGCCTCATTTGTAGTAATTTTCTGGGTCCTGTTTTAGTCTGTCAGAGCAGAAAGTTGCATGAAACACTCAACTGAAgtgcaaatactgtactttaacTTAGTGATATCCCACCACTGTATTTATCATACAACATGTATATTTACAAGATGAAATAATCACTAATAGATTTTTTATAGAACATTTTATATGAATAAATCAATATGAAAAAgaactttaaaaactttaaaaagaaatgtgtcacAAATAAGACGTTAATTTGAGTTTGTTAAAAAGCAGCCTGTGTGTAGTTTACAGCAGCTTATTTAGTCTGAGGTGTTGAGTCATCACTGAGGCACAATTCAAATGTCTGGGCTCTCCATCGTCTTTTTTATTGTACGTATATAAAGcataattaaaagaaacacagagtaAAATTAAATTCAACCCTTCATAAGTAAAACTGATAAAGACAATATTACTGATGGGTCACGGTCAGCACACGACTAAAGCTCCATATAAGAATCCTCCTACTTCCAGCCCTCtgtcaacaaattacaaaatatgtGGAAGCCTGAATTTGAGTGTGGATTCAGTCAGTTACTTATTTTGGCCCTGGTGGAGGGCACGGTGCCACGGTAGCCTCGTGTAGTAGTTTCTGGGTCTGAGTAAGCAGGAACTGTTTATTCCACATCCACCAGGAGCCGAGTTCATTCAGGACTTTTAGAGTTCAGGTCACTTCACATCTGCTGCTCATAATTTATTGCTTTATACTAACTGTAACTTTTTTGCACTGCATAAGAGAAAATGAACAGTACTCTTAAACTGAGTTAACTGAGTTTAGTGAATTTTGAAAACACTCAAAAACAGCTTACAGTCAGTGCGTTGTATAAAACTGGGACACGTTTGGTTTTATATCACTCAACATCACTGCAGAGGCACAACAGGTTTTGGATAATTTAAAGGTTTCCTGTGGAGTTCTCTTGTAAACAAAGCTTCTGTTTATTACACAATGTTGTGTATCACAAATGTGTTGAGTGCATTTTCTTCCTCATGAAGTTGATCAGTGGAGTTCACGCCACTGGTTAGACTCGCAGATAAAAACCTCCACATGAAGCCTTTAAGAAAATCCTCacagttatataaaaaaaaggtcTTTGCACAAGTATATTTGACAATACTTCAATAGATCTGTGTGTTAAGACACGTCTGATAATTTATCACTTTAATCCATCACTGTAAGACGATATGAGGCTGAGGACAAACAGTGCAGCGTCTACACGAGTTGAAAAAcctgcatgtttatttatagatggtaaaatattaataaaacaccaaaacactTCTCAGGAAAAAGTGGTCACAAGCAGGATCCTTTCCACAGGGATGCttgatgtaaacaaacaacaaaaaataacctTGTCATTCTTCTCAGGCCACTTGTATCCAAGGCAAGTACACGGAGATGCTTAATCATGCACGTCCTctgctttctttcctcctttttctcttttgatgTGGTATTTTGTAAAAAGTGCACAGATcttcttattgtttttcttccctgcaCTGGATTTAGAGCTTCTAGTCAGTCGCCAAACGTTAATCTGAGATTTAGTGTTGAATACGTCTGCCGAGAATcagcagctgaaacaaacaTCACCAAAGTAGATAATTACGTGTAATGATGTCTGGATAACGATGTGACTCATTGCCTCCTGAAACCACTGAAGCCTGTGATCAACTGTTTACAGCAGGTGTGGTTAAAGGGGAGCATGATTCCCTCATTTGAAAggtgtttttctctctgcatttgttttaaaatgactttttaaagaAACTTGGAATttccagacttttttttttttggtttgtcacttgTTAATTCGAAGCTTTGTGGAGTCACAAGTGCTGGGGTCATGTTCATGTCTCGGTGAGCAGCTGTGCCGACCAAATGTCTATTGAGCTTTGTCAAGTCACAAAGTAACAAAGCAACATTTGTGGGCTTAATTAATAGCTGAATAAAATATTGTGGAATATCTCTAACTATATTTGTCAGGTGAGGTTTTGGATATATTATGTCATGATGTGTGTGGATAGGAgttcttgttttttctattcTGAGTGTGGAGGGTGTCAGAGTGTAGAAGCTGAATCTGTCAGTTTCTCTGATTGACCCAGGTCCAACAGAGAAGAGTCTGGAGGTGGTGTGGGAGGATTGGATGGCGGCTGCATGTCACTGGGTCTCCTCACCTGCAGGGGGCTCCACTTTTGTGACAGCTGCGCCCTCATGCTCCTCCTCTTGGGTTTTCGTGGGCGTCTCCTCCTTTCCTCGCTCGCTGCCGGCTGTGCGCGGTCACTCAGCGTGTCTGAAGATTCGTCGATGTACGCCAGGTTCTCCCCGAAAAAATCCAGCAGCTGGCAGCTGGCTGAGGAGGCGAAGttgaggggaggagagggaaggaCGATTGAGTGGAGAGGACGAGTAAATGAAGGAGGAACAGGGAAGGAGTGAGCGACAAAGTCAGGTGCAGGTGTATGTTGGTTGTTATTGTTTACTACAGATCCACTTTTCTCTTCTGGACTCAGTTTGTCGTTCTGTTGTGCTGTGTTCTCGCCTGCGGTTCCcactcctccttcctccacGCTGTTGACCACGTGGCACTGCCGGAACTGGGTGAGCACCTGAAAGGATGAGGAGATAGAGGAACCATCTGATCTGGAGTCAAAAGGAGACTCTGATCCGTAAAGAGATCCTGCCTGCATGCCTGCACATGGCAAGTCCAGCTCTAAGTTGGAGCGGGCCACAGGGAGGGAGAATGAGCGGGCCAGCAGGTGAGGAAACGATCTGCCCTCCACCTGCAGACCCAGAGCAGGGTCGGCCTTGAATCCGGCTGCTGCTCTTGGGACTGTTCCTGCTCCAGCAGTGCTAACAGGTGGCCTGGACTTGGCCACCCCTCCCCTCTCAAGAGATGGATGGGCATCCAGCTGGCTCATGGAGCTGGAGAGACCGGCCCAGCGGTTTGGCAGGTGTCCATTCTCAGATCCCCCTCTGACCCAGTATCCCAGAGTGCACTGGGCCCCCCGACGGATGCGGCGACGCTCGCTGCGTTTCCAGCGCCGGCGCTGCAGAAGGAAGGGGTCGTTGAACTCCAGAGGGTTTGGGATGCGGAAGTCCATGGACATGTTCTGGATGTTCTGGGTCCAGTCTGTAGCGTGGgccctcagctcctccatctgaCAGGGACAGAGGGAAACATAAGATGAGGGATCAAATGCGATTAAGTTaagctcctcttcttcctgctaCATAGATCTCTCACCTCAGCGCGAGTCCTCTTTGACAGCACCCTCAGCCAGTTGCCAATCATGGTGAGGATGGAGGCAAAGTAGGCGAGACCAAACACGATCCACAACCACACCAGAGGCTTGAAGAACATGCCACCATCACGACCACCATCACGACCACCACCTGGAAACAGAAAATCTGGGTTATGTTGCCTCTagctaaaaacaacacatttctccTGTTCGATCAGATCATGAGCGTTTTTTAAACTTCCAAGTATTTAAACATGAACGTTGGAATAAGGCTCCACAGCTCATTTCCCACTACAATATAAACAGCtcttaaacaaacaaagcagcatctATTACAAAATGCACAACCTCCCTTCATGTGTTGCAGCTGTTCCATCACAGAGTAATTTTAGGGTTATCATGACTATCAGACCTTAATATGACCTGAAGAAATCTGATTATTTCTACAAGATTTCTCGAGAAGAAAACACCAGAATCTTTTTCCCTGGTAGATATCTtatgacctgtgtgtgtgtgtgtgtgtcagtaccGGGTACATAGTCCCCGAAGCCAACAGTGGTGAGTGTGATGACCACAAAGTAGAGCGACTCCAGAAACGACCAGTTCTCCACTTTCTGAAACACGACTGTCGGCACAGCGAGGAAGATCAGACAGCCGATGAGGATTGAGAGAACTGCTGAGATGACGCGCACTGTCGTGGGTCTGACCTTACGTTTCTAAGAGACAGAGTGAGCGataacaacaaatacagacactaaatgaataataacaaaaataagacagcttcacatttcaaaacagcAAAACCATTTAACATAAACAATCATAGTTTGATGTTTCCACTGAGTGCTCTTATGTATGAAGTGTTGTGCTTTTGATCGAGTTATATTTCTAATGACCTGTGTATAAATGCatgtcattttataaatatttatatttacatatgcaCTGCTGagaggaagtaaaaaaaataaaataaaaacaaggacCAGGCCTCATACACATAGCTGTGATTCAGACAGATTTAAACCCAACTGTGGTTTAGTTCCTGGGCAGGACAGACCATTCTCACCAGGAAGAGGGTCTCAATCTTGGCCACAGCTCTCCGCAGCATCGTGCCCATGTGGTCACCCACTCCGGCCAGTAGGATGCCAAACATGGGGATGCCAACCAGGGCGTAGCACACGCAGAACAACTGGCCGTACCATGTCCGAGGAGACAGGTTCCCAAAacctataaaataaaacatcagaacacaactttttagatatttatataACTTAATACATAAGttatatattttagaaaataaatatagtttatagttGCGTTGTTGTAGTTTTTGCACCTTCTATTTACAGTAATAGAGTAAATGGTGTAAATTTGTTTtgtatagtttattttttttaaatctcatgcAGAAGATGTTTTATAACACAGTCTACTTTAAACTTCTGTATTTTCATGTATTAAATGCATGAATgagttaatttattaaaaatatctcCAAGATTAATCAGACTGTTTTAAGCTTCGCACCCTGCCACACTGGGGTTTTCCCAGTTCCTTAGAAAATGTTGTGTAAAATGGTCATAGCAGGAAATTCCTAACAGGGCTTTTTTACTTTCTAAGTTTCTCCTGAAGGTGTTCTACAACCTACCTATGGTAGTAATGATGgtaccacagaagaagaaggcGGAGGCCACATCCCAGCGGCTGGAGAAGTTGGCAGGAAGGCCGCTCACATCCAGGCCTGCGTCCACCGCAGACACCACTCCCTGCAGGGGAGGGATGTAATTTATTTAACTGCACATTTATCCAACTGTAAATTTATCAGATGTTTATCAAACACGAGGACATGAAACaactttgtaaaaaataaagaaggacCACTGAAGGTTTAAAgcatgacaataaaataatttgtagGTGACAAAGTGAATGACAAAACTACACATATTTATCACTTAAAATATGTGAGCACCTTCTAAAAGAATATCCCATGCCAGATGTACAGTTCAGCagaactttaaataaaa
It encodes the following:
- the kcnk4a gene encoding potassium channel subfamily K member 4 isoform X2, encoding MRCTTLFALLMGVMLYLVMGALVFRTLEAPKESSAYEDLLKTKQNFLSNNSCVTEQDFRDLVKGVVSAVDAGLDVSGLPANFSSRWDVASAFFFCGTIITTIGFGNLSPRTWYGQLFCVCYALVGIPMFGILLAGVGDHMGTMLRRAVAKIETLFLKRKVRPTTVRVISAVLSILIGCLIFLAVPTVVFQKVENWSFLESLYFVVITLTTVGFGDYVPGGGRDGGRDGGMFFKPLVWLWIVFGLAYFASILTMIGNWLRVLSKRTRAEMEELRAHATDWTQNIQNMSMDFRIPNPLEFNDPFLLQRRRWKRSERRRIRRGAQCTLGYWVRGGSENGHLPNRWAGLSSSMSQLDAHPSLERGGVAKSRPPVSTAGAGTVPRAAAGFKADPALGLQVEGRSFPHLLARSFSLPVARSNLELDLPCAGMQAGSLYGSESPFDSRSDGSSISSSFQVLTQFRQCHVVNSVEEGGVGTAGENTAQQNDKLSPEEKSGSVVNNNNQHTPAPDFVAHSFPVPPSFTRPLHSIVLPSPPLNFASSASCQLLDFFGENLAYIDESSDTLSDRAQPAASEERRRRPRKPKRRSMRAQLSQKWSPLQVRRPSDMQPPSNPPTPPPDSSLLDLGQSEKLTDSASTL
- the kcnk4a gene encoding potassium channel subfamily K member 4 isoform X1, coding for MRCTTLFALLMGVMLYLVMGALVFRTLEAPKESSAYEDLLKTKQNFLSNNSCVTEQDFRDLVKGVVSAVDAGLDVSGLPANFSSRWDVASAFFFCGTIITTIGFGNLSPRTWYGQLFCVCYALVGIPMFGILLAGVGDHMGTMLRRAVAKIETLFLVRMKRKVRPTTVRVISAVLSILIGCLIFLAVPTVVFQKVENWSFLESLYFVVITLTTVGFGDYVPGGGRDGGRDGGMFFKPLVWLWIVFGLAYFASILTMIGNWLRVLSKRTRAEMEELRAHATDWTQNIQNMSMDFRIPNPLEFNDPFLLQRRRWKRSERRRIRRGAQCTLGYWVRGGSENGHLPNRWAGLSSSMSQLDAHPSLERGGVAKSRPPVSTAGAGTVPRAAAGFKADPALGLQVEGRSFPHLLARSFSLPVARSNLELDLPCAGMQAGSLYGSESPFDSRSDGSSISSSFQVLTQFRQCHVVNSVEEGGVGTAGENTAQQNDKLSPEEKSGSVVNNNNQHTPAPDFVAHSFPVPPSFTRPLHSIVLPSPPLNFASSASCQLLDFFGENLAYIDESSDTLSDRAQPAASEERRRRPRKPKRRSMRAQLSQKWSPLQVRRPSDMQPPSNPPTPPPDSSLLDLGQSEKLTDSASTL